A region from the Diadema setosum chromosome 17, eeDiaSeto1, whole genome shotgun sequence genome encodes:
- the LOC140240351 gene encoding roundabout homolog 2-like, with amino-acid sequence MKHLLLLTQLLILFVICSLPLLCAQDEHYTENAAKQHLYVEPRDVTIVAGQTAMFACFATIKPVTLTWVKDYVYALAIDRFVVAPEQSRVSVSVNETSGSYELHIAGVQQADAGRYHCELAANLPSEHIASEPAQMSVIVPPTFAVKPQDFEGIEGQVAMFRCVADGHPKPLYTWYDTNEIIIDPANSKYGVSPGGEYLTIYELVEQDAGSYRCVAVNDAGSIEAGAKLSVIVPPRLNSGRTETREQGQDVTFVCEVVRGEGRPSWWRKDRPVEEGHSNGQRILVESHPDTGNLHLTISKIQKGDEGVWTCAAYGRKGPDTVTTQEHHLTIKVRPIVLQPSTQLVTARVGEKLSMSCQNIRPGGGQPSWYDTRHGVVVGEDRSKRFYVLNSSASSSELTAQEVSADDQASSAASRTVT; translated from the exons ATGAAGCATCTATTATTATTGACGCAACTTTTGATTCTATTCGTGATTTGCAGCTTACCTCTGCTATGTGCACAGGACGAACACTACACTG AAAATGCCGCCAAACAGCACTTATACGTTGAACCCCGTGACGTGACGATTGTCGCTGGTCAAACTGCGATGTTCGCCTGCTTCGCGACGATAAAGCCCGTCACGCTGACCTGGGTCAAGGATTACGTCTACGCGCTGGCCATCGATCGATTCGTGGTCGCGCCCGAACAATCGAGAGTATCGGTGAGTGTGAACGAAACCAGTGGGTCCTACGAGCTACACATCGCGGGAGTGCAACAGGCAGACGCAGGGCGTTACCACTGCGAACTGGCGGCCAATCTACCGTCTGAACACATCGCTTCTGAGCCTGCCCAGATGAGTGTTATCG TACCGCCAACATTTGCTGTAAAGCCACAAGACTTCGAGGGCATAGAGGGTCAGGTGGCGATGTTCCGCTGCGTTGCCGATGGTCATCCCAAGCCTCTCTACACCTGGTACGACACCAACGAGATTATCATCGACCCGGCCAACTCGAAGTACGGCGTTTCGCCCGGCGGCGAGTACCTGACCATCTACGAGCTGGTCGAGCAGGACGCCGGGAGCTACCGCTGCGTGGCCGTCAACGATGCCGGGAGCATCGAGGCGGGAGCGAAGTTGTCCGTCATCGTTCCGCCGAGACTGAACTCGGGACGAACCGAGACGAGGGAACAGGGCCAAGACGTGACGTTCGTGTGCGAGGTCGTGAGGGGAGAAGGGCGCCCCTCGTGGTGGCGAAAGGACAGGCCGGTCGAAGAAGGACATTCG AACGGCCAGCGAATTCTTGTCGAAAGCCATCCCGACACGGGCAACCTCCATCTCACCATTAGCAAGATACAGAAGGGAGACGAAGGAGTGTGGACGTGTGCCGCCTACGGCAGAAAGGGTCCAGACACCGTGACAACCCAAGAGCATCATCTGACTATTAAAG TGCGACCAATCGTGTTGCAACCCAGCACCCAGCTCGTCACAGCACGAGTCGGCGAGAAGCTCTCGATGTCGTGCCAGAACATCCGGCCTGGAGGCGGGCAGCCGAGCTGGTATGACACCAGGCATGGCGTGGTCGTCGGCGAAG ACCGGTCGAAACGGTTTTACGTGCTCAACTCGTCGGCGTCGTCCTCCGAGCTGACCGCCCAGGAAGTATCGGCCGACGACCAGGCATCTTCTGCTGCGTCACGGACGGTGACATGA
- the LOC140240537 gene encoding E3 ubiquitin-protein ligase LRSAM1-like: protein MAECQVIKNKNPKTRKTKKEKAEKGGAREPETEREVETGGEVGDHPTKMPFFKKKDKEQEAKNSKDVWEVEVMMHKQSDAAKKRMEHCQFMAQASPEPTYDLSKCELTEVPAGTFSQCKVFRKEVLIMNDNLLSSLNGGGQIKDLSLLRVIDLRNNRFTQLPDSLTDLGQLQVLDVQDNKLKQLPKNIGKLQALQTLNVRGNILKELPDSVCKLRSLRTLDISNNRITSLPRRFCDVKTLESLSLDADSMVHPSSDVCSDGTEAIMKFMCAENGVEYSPPSKHLLPVLNTYTSTSEATSTALKALQHEEDQLQSSLLQFETKKSQKQSDFARLEQELAQLEAQQAQIAENSNKQRAHLLETLAKEQEAMDNDIKNIQEKSESQRRRMVSSLQEVESRSADLMKQLLEMNEKAKRKELVLDEMERKMMEDEEMFRVKSEERALVREKDVMQSMEHILRERHALDMQRMKYEAYKEETFKKAMELDVSEMDKLGTQLQSIQHNREEMFLKLMQEEEFQRQAFETLLINKDTQHKRLTDTIYLIQQQLAEVTLAEIEKRNMKADAASVALEQKRADLAALLKQLMMQREEREEALKQRMLEMEERRLQTEQDYWLVQYQRLLDRKPQSLIDQEHQLEFAVIDILQEAGADDQIPKFARHRVSIETMMQMGMEDLREIGVLEVGLRKSILQAVERYRDVQTRAMEKAAVLEGRSPAATPSAPPEDGDKMMEKFWKEREEEEAAGAAAAARPPEAIQAPEGYKPDVTMHLNTECVICMETDSNMLFLNCGHVCCCTKCSQPLFKCPLCRGDIASKIIIGNSWAG, encoded by the exons AACCCCAAGACTCGTAAGACAAAGAAGGAGAAGGCGGAGAAGGGAGGAGCGAGGGAGCCCGAAACCGAGAGAGAGGTCGAGACCGGCGGGGAGGTCGGGGACCATCCGACCAAGATGCCGTTCTTCAAGAAGAAGGACAAGGAGCAGGAGGCCAAGAACAGCAAGGATGTGTGGGAGGTGGAGGTGATGATGCACAAGCAGAGCGATGCGGCCAAGAAGCGCATGGAACACTGTCAGTTTATG GCCCAAGCATCACCAGAACCAACATACGATCTCTCAAAGTGTGAACTTACCGAG GTACCTGCAGGAACGTTTTCACAGTGCAAAGTCTTCAGAAAAGAA GTATTGATCATGAATGATAATCTATTGTCATCGTTGAATGGAGGAGGACAGATCAAAGATTTATCCCTGCTCAGG GTAATTGATTTGAGGAACAATCGGTTCACACAGCTGCCCGACTCGCTGACGGATCTGGGCCAACTTCAGGTACTGGACGTGCAGGATAACAAGCTCAAACAGCTCCCCAAGAACATCGGAAAGTTGCAAGCCTTACAGACACTCAATGTCAGAG GTAACATTCTGAAGGAGCTCCCAGATAGTGTGTGCAAACTGAGGTCACTGAGAACCCTGGATATCAGTAACAACCGCATCACTTCACTCCCAAGGAGGTTCTGTGATGTCAAAACGTTAGAG AGCCTTAGCCTAGATGCAGACTCCATGGTCCACCCATCCTCAGACGTCTGCAGTGACGGGACGGAGGCCATCATGAAGTTCATGTGTGCAG AAAATGGGGTGGAGTACTCGCCCCCCTCCAAGCACTTGCTGCCAGTACTGAACACCTACACCAGCACCTCAGAGGCGACCAGCACAGCCCTGAAGGCCTTACAACATGAAGAAGACCAGCTTCAGAGTTCACTCCTCCAGTTTGAGACCAAAAAG AGTCAGAAGCAGAGTGACTTTGCGCGGCTGGAACAGGAGCTGGCCCAGCTAGAGGCCCAGCAGGCCCAGATTGCTGAGAATTCTAACAAGCAGCGGGCCCACCTACTGGAGACACTAGCCAAG GAGCAAGAAGCAATGGACAACGACATCAAGAACATCCAGGAGAAGTCAGAGAGCCAGAGGAGGAGGATGGTGTCCTCATTACAGGAAG TTGAGTCCAGATCAGCTGATCTCATGAAGCAGTTACTGGAGATGAACGAAAA AGCCAAAAGGAAGGAACTCGTCCTCGATGAAATGGAGAGAAAGAT GATGGAAGATGAGGAGATGTTCCGGGTGAAGTCGGAAGAGAGGGCGCTAGTAAGAGAGAAGGACGTGATGCAGTCCATGGAACACATCCTGCGAGAGAGACACGCCCTCGACATGCAGAGGATGAAGTACGAGGCTTACAAGGAGGAGACGTTCAAGAAGGCCATGGAACT GGATGTCTCCGAGATGGACAAGCTTGGCACCCAGCTCCAGTCTATCCAGCACAACCGAGAGGAGATGTTCCTGAAGCTGATGCAGGAAGAAGAGTTCCAGCGGCAGGCCTTTGAGACACTCCTCATCAATAAGGACACCCAGCATAAGAGGCTGACGGACACG ATCTACCTGATCCAGCAGCAGCTGGCCGAGGTGACTCTGGCGGAGATCGAGAAGAGGAACATGAAGGCGGACGCCGCCTCCGTGGCCCTGGAGCAGAAGAGGGCCGACCTGGCCGCCCTGCTCAAACAACTCATGATGCAGCGGGAGGAACGGGAGGAGGCACTCAAACAGAGGATG CTTGAGATGGAAGAGAGAAGACTGCAGACGGAACAGGACTACTGGCTGGTCCAGTATCAACGGCTCCTGGACCGCAAACCGCAATCTCTCATCGACCAG GAGCATCAACTAGAGTTCGCTGTCATCGACATCCTCCAAGAGGCTGGCGCTGATGACCAAATCCCCAAGTTTGCCAGGCACCGCGTCTCCATAGAAACCATGATGCAGATGGGCATGGAGGATCTGAGAGAG ATTGGCGTTCTGGAGGTCGGCCTCCGGAAGTCCATTCTCCAGGCCGTGGAGAGATACCGCGACGTCCAGACCCGGGCCATGGAGAAAGCCGCCGTCCTGGAGGGGCGTAGTCCAGCTGCCACGCCCTCAGCTCCACCGGAAGACGGCGACAAGATGATGGAGAAGTTCTGGAAGGagcgggaggaggaggaagcgGCGGGAGCGGCGGCGGCGGCCAGACCGCCCGAGGCCATCCAGGCCCCAGAAGGCTACAAGCCCGACGTCACAATGCACCTGAACACCGAGTGTGTGATTTGCATGGAAACAGAT TCAAACATGCTGTTCCTGAACTGTGGCCACGTCTGCTGCTGTACCAAGTGCTCCCAGCCCCTTTTCAAGTGCCCTCTGTGCCGAGGAGACATCGCATCCAAGATCATCATCGGCAACTCCTGGGCTGGCTGA